One genomic window of Glycine soja cultivar W05 chromosome 9, ASM419377v2, whole genome shotgun sequence includes the following:
- the LOC114367930 gene encoding FIP1[III]-like protein isoform X2, producing MEGLDDDDFGELYTVDIEVPNAIPEEEEEEEEEDEIDVNSNIVNLDKDMDSETVNDDCAAESDSSDDDDGLKIVLNDEDIPVGADARDEGNGDNGDDNNGSRFFHPKTGRSRGLAILNNMKANASMGMASYISSLNKGRRNGDACIQNLALSSSRVCLAANPMAVQCGYGSALPWYWGIFDVNTDTLTEKLWKVPGVDITDYFNFGFNESTWKLYCSSLEQLWRTSLQTGISVDDAANWNQEVMREQTDQVVSGNAFFPSSDCGLPKGRAIQVEDSMVERQPSIDVRRPRNRDFNVIEIKLLDSSDDCSGSGNSTVMNASLEGESMAGNKRSVLNSSGELNEMLSEDQLEDVKKAEDSSLHRRSGPIPGVDGDEHRDQADQHSEDTAEVPEGETKAEEGGGIDACSSYPCWIESELSLGDQEHSLTSYTDSDSEAMDNSVQVDNDKSFSPLKRKSLNCVTDMKESLPLCWKNSKNNSINKKAVSAAYNSRTRGQFRKEWRHRSGGYEPSSYDMNKHTENDNDVSILKSSARNLSLLARRPVDYGRHKDRLQVFGSHKIRDLSCNRETKQSYYYGDEKVVDELVACRSKYYHEDQESLRENTNRHDRKNGDVEDYFFEPGPRFADSEDRERDWYHLGCEYSSDNLSPCSYRESRKFPPKHSSFPDEERYTQRKRMDGKSHFIDRNCIDDFDECEFKFLNKSYRMSTIAERELEFLDNYREEQFPHIDRDWRRSVCRGRHYDSPPLVLNNLCSGIMEVEDNCQKYTHCQTSSFKYRRQSYTDSAKNYAYGERVNGNFGGLGRDKHARDNRGSNWLCGYTDTAEDEDFPIYPVKKYQFYRSPSKFLNWTEDEIIYRHHETHATSLFAKVQSDDLPLQRHQLSMPIRDSEKYFKGSSKIMCRSKGGQALLRCRKSVDLIHGEGKSQVRSSRVLCNGRLENANQRIAKKRRRAAVGFDESNKNASKFDTPKHKSNQESKKWVQDLQDQAQKESSEIEEGQFVAEEPYMEEASEGPAVTDGVNKKRMSQNENSSEQCIGGYDSQRILDSLAKMEKRRERFKQPMTMKKEAEESLKLNDDSIVDKGEMKQHRPARKRRWVGN from the exons ATGGAAGGTTTAGACGATGACGATTTCGGCGAACTCTACACTGTCGACATTGAAGTTCCCAATGCCATCcccgaagaagaagaagaagaagaagaagaagatgaaattGATGTAAACAGTAACATTGTGAATCTTGATAAGGATATGGACAGCGAGACAGTGAATGATGACTGTGCTGCTGAGAGTGACAGCAGCGACGACGACGACGGTCTGAAAATCGTGCTGAATGACGAGGATATTCCTGTCGGAGCTGATGCTCGCGACGAAGGCAATGGCGACAACGGTGATGATAACAATGGTTCCAGATTTTTTCATCCTAAG ACTGGGAGGAGTCGAGGATTGGCGATTTTGAATAATATGAAGGCCAATGCGTCCATGGGTATGGCTTCTTACATTTCATCGTTGAACAAAGGGAGGAGGAATGGCGATGCCTGCATCCAGAACCTTGCTTTGAGCTCCTCTCGAGTGTGTCTTGCAGCAAATCCTATGGCTGTTCAATGTGGATATGGATCGGCTCTTCCTTGGTACTG GGGTATATTTGATGTAAACACTGATACATTAACGGAGAAGCTATGGAAGGTTCCTGGAGTTGACATAACGGATTACTTTAACTTTGGTTTTAATGAGAGCACTTGGAAGTTATACTGTTCTTCATTG GAGCAACTTTGGCGAACATCCTTGCAAACTGGTATTTCTGTTGATGACGCTGCAAACTGGAATCAG GAAGTCATGAGAGAGCAAACTGATCAAGTTGTGTCAGGAAATGCATTTTTTCCTTCATCAGATTGTGGATTG CCAAAAGGCAGAGCAATTCAGGTTGAGGACAGCATGGTTGAACGACAGCCATCCATAGATGTAAGGCGTCCACGTAATAGGGATTTTAATGTTATAGAG ATCAAGCTGCTTGACTCCTCTGATGACTGTTCTGGTTCTGGCAATAGCACTGTAATGAATGCATCATTAGAAGGCGAATCTATGGCAGGCAATAAGAGAAGTGTTCTCAATTCTTCTGGTGAGCTCAATGAAATGCTGTCTGAAGATCAGTTGGAAGATGTGAAAAAAGCAGAGGACTCTTCTCTTCATAGAAG AAGCGGGCCGATTCCTGGTGTAGATGGAGATGAGCATCGGGATCAAGCAGACCAACATTCTGAAGATACTGCAGAAGTGCCAGAGGGAGAAACAAAAGCAGAGGAAGGTGGTGGCATAGACGCATGTAGTTCTTATCCATGTTGGATTGAATCAGAATTGTCTCTTGGAGATCAAGAGCATAGCCTGACTTCCTATACTGATAGCGATTCTGAGGCAATGGATAACAGTGTACAAGTTGATAATGATAAAAGTTTCAGCCCTTTAAAAAGGAAATCGTTGAATTGTGTCACTGACATGAAGGAGTCTTTGCCACTTTGTtggaagaattcaaagaacaatAGTATCAATAAAAAAGCAGTAAGTGCAGCTTATAATTCAAGAACTAGAGGTCAATTCAGAAAGGAATGGAGGCACCGAAGTGGTGGATATGAACCTAGTAGTTATGATATGAAtaagcacactgaaaatgataATGATGTCTCCATCCTCAAGTCCAGTGCAAGGAATCTGTCTCTGTTGGCTCGCCGACCAGTTGATTATGGCAGACATAAAGACCGACTGCAAGTTTTTGGCAGTCATAAAATAAGAGATCTTTCATGTAATAGGGAAACAAAACAATCCTACTATTATGGCGATGAAAAGGTTGTTGATGAGTTGGTTGCATGCCGCTCTAAATATTATCATGAAGATCAAGAAAGCTTAAGGGAGAATACAAACCGACATGACCGAAAAAATGGGGATGTGGAGGATTATTTTTTTGAACCAGGCCCTCGATTTGCAGATAGTGAGGACAGAGAGAGAGATTGGTATCATCTTGGTTGTGAGTACTCTTCTGATAACCTGAGTCCTTGCTCCTACAGGGAGTCAAGGAAGTTTCCTCCAAAACATTCATCTTTTCCTGATGAAGAGAGGTATACTCAAAGGAAAAGAATGGATGGAAAATCCCATTTTATAGACAGAAATTGCATTGATGATTTTGATGAATGCGAGTTTAAGTTTCTAAACAAGAGCTATAGAATGTCTACTATTGCTGAGAGAGAACTGGAATTTTTAGATAATTATCGTGAAGAGCAGTTTCCACATATTGATAGAGATTGGAGAAGATCTGTCTGTAGGGGAAGACATTATGATAGCCCCCCTTTAGTTCTGAATAACTTGTGTTCTGGGATAATGGAAGTTGAAGATAATTGTCAGAAATATACACATTGCCAGACTTCAAGTTTTAAGTATCGTAGACAATCTTATACAGATTCAGCGAAAAATTATGCATATGGGGAAAGAGTAAATGGAAACTTTGGGGGTTTGGGGAGAGATAAGCATGCTAGGGACAACAGAGGCAGTAACTGGTTGTGTGGTTATACTGACACTGCTGAAGATGAAGATTTCCCAATTTATCCTGTAAAAAAGTATCAGTTTTACAGGTCCCCATCTAAGTTCCTGAACTGGACAGAGgatgaaattatttatagacATCATGAAACTCATGCAACATCTCTGTTTGCTAAGGTTCAGAGTGATGATTTGCCATTGCAGCGGCATCAGCTAAGCATGCCAATACGAGATAGTGAGAAATATTTTAAAGGTAGCTCTAAGATTATGTGCAGAAGTAAGGGTGGGCAGGCATTGCTGAGATGCAGGAAATCAGTTGACTTGATTCATGGGGAAGGAAAG TCTCAAGTGAGAAGTTCCAGAGTCTTGTGCAATGGCAGGCTTGAAAATGCCAACCAGAGGATTGCTAAGAAGCGGAGGAGAGCTGCAGTGggttttgatgaatctaataaAAATGCCAGCAAATTTGACACCCCAAAACACAAGAGCAACCAGGAAAGTAAGAAATGGGTGCAGGACCTTCAAGATCAAGCGCAGAAAGAAAGCTCAGAAATCGAGGAAGGTCAGTTTGTAGCAGAAGAACCATACATGGAGGAGGCTTCTGAAGGTCCAGCAGTGACTGATGGTGTGAACAAGAAGAGAAtgtcacaaaatgaaaatagttcTGAGCAATGTATTGGTGGTTACGACAGTCAAAGGATTCTTGATTCATTAGCCAAGATGGAGAAACGTAGGGAGCGCTTTAAGCAACCCATGACAATGAAAAAAGAAGCAGAAGAGAGTTTGAAGCTCAACGATGATTCCATTGTAGATAAAGGTGAAATGAAGCAACATAGACCAGCTCGAAAGAGGCGTTGGGTTGGTAATTAG
- the LOC114367930 gene encoding FIP1[III]-like protein isoform X1 → MEGLDDDDFGELYTVDIEVPNAIPEEEEEEEEEDEIDVNSNIVNLDKDMDSETVNDDCAAESDSSDDDDGLKIVLNDEDIPVGADARDEGNGDNGDDNNGSRFFHPKVSKTGRSRGLAILNNMKANASMGMASYISSLNKGRRNGDACIQNLALSSSRVCLAANPMAVQCGYGSALPWYWGIFDVNTDTLTEKLWKVPGVDITDYFNFGFNESTWKLYCSSLEQLWRTSLQTGISVDDAANWNQEVMREQTDQVVSGNAFFPSSDCGLPKGRAIQVEDSMVERQPSIDVRRPRNRDFNVIEIKLLDSSDDCSGSGNSTVMNASLEGESMAGNKRSVLNSSGELNEMLSEDQLEDVKKAEDSSLHRRSGPIPGVDGDEHRDQADQHSEDTAEVPEGETKAEEGGGIDACSSYPCWIESELSLGDQEHSLTSYTDSDSEAMDNSVQVDNDKSFSPLKRKSLNCVTDMKESLPLCWKNSKNNSINKKAVSAAYNSRTRGQFRKEWRHRSGGYEPSSYDMNKHTENDNDVSILKSSARNLSLLARRPVDYGRHKDRLQVFGSHKIRDLSCNRETKQSYYYGDEKVVDELVACRSKYYHEDQESLRENTNRHDRKNGDVEDYFFEPGPRFADSEDRERDWYHLGCEYSSDNLSPCSYRESRKFPPKHSSFPDEERYTQRKRMDGKSHFIDRNCIDDFDECEFKFLNKSYRMSTIAERELEFLDNYREEQFPHIDRDWRRSVCRGRHYDSPPLVLNNLCSGIMEVEDNCQKYTHCQTSSFKYRRQSYTDSAKNYAYGERVNGNFGGLGRDKHARDNRGSNWLCGYTDTAEDEDFPIYPVKKYQFYRSPSKFLNWTEDEIIYRHHETHATSLFAKVQSDDLPLQRHQLSMPIRDSEKYFKGSSKIMCRSKGGQALLRCRKSVDLIHGEGKSQVRSSRVLCNGRLENANQRIAKKRRRAAVGFDESNKNASKFDTPKHKSNQESKKWVQDLQDQAQKESSEIEEGQFVAEEPYMEEASEGPAVTDGVNKKRMSQNENSSEQCIGGYDSQRILDSLAKMEKRRERFKQPMTMKKEAEESLKLNDDSIVDKGEMKQHRPARKRRWVGN, encoded by the exons ATGGAAGGTTTAGACGATGACGATTTCGGCGAACTCTACACTGTCGACATTGAAGTTCCCAATGCCATCcccgaagaagaagaagaagaagaagaagaagatgaaattGATGTAAACAGTAACATTGTGAATCTTGATAAGGATATGGACAGCGAGACAGTGAATGATGACTGTGCTGCTGAGAGTGACAGCAGCGACGACGACGACGGTCTGAAAATCGTGCTGAATGACGAGGATATTCCTGTCGGAGCTGATGCTCGCGACGAAGGCAATGGCGACAACGGTGATGATAACAATGGTTCCAGATTTTTTCATCCTAAGGTTAGTAAG ACTGGGAGGAGTCGAGGATTGGCGATTTTGAATAATATGAAGGCCAATGCGTCCATGGGTATGGCTTCTTACATTTCATCGTTGAACAAAGGGAGGAGGAATGGCGATGCCTGCATCCAGAACCTTGCTTTGAGCTCCTCTCGAGTGTGTCTTGCAGCAAATCCTATGGCTGTTCAATGTGGATATGGATCGGCTCTTCCTTGGTACTG GGGTATATTTGATGTAAACACTGATACATTAACGGAGAAGCTATGGAAGGTTCCTGGAGTTGACATAACGGATTACTTTAACTTTGGTTTTAATGAGAGCACTTGGAAGTTATACTGTTCTTCATTG GAGCAACTTTGGCGAACATCCTTGCAAACTGGTATTTCTGTTGATGACGCTGCAAACTGGAATCAG GAAGTCATGAGAGAGCAAACTGATCAAGTTGTGTCAGGAAATGCATTTTTTCCTTCATCAGATTGTGGATTG CCAAAAGGCAGAGCAATTCAGGTTGAGGACAGCATGGTTGAACGACAGCCATCCATAGATGTAAGGCGTCCACGTAATAGGGATTTTAATGTTATAGAG ATCAAGCTGCTTGACTCCTCTGATGACTGTTCTGGTTCTGGCAATAGCACTGTAATGAATGCATCATTAGAAGGCGAATCTATGGCAGGCAATAAGAGAAGTGTTCTCAATTCTTCTGGTGAGCTCAATGAAATGCTGTCTGAAGATCAGTTGGAAGATGTGAAAAAAGCAGAGGACTCTTCTCTTCATAGAAG AAGCGGGCCGATTCCTGGTGTAGATGGAGATGAGCATCGGGATCAAGCAGACCAACATTCTGAAGATACTGCAGAAGTGCCAGAGGGAGAAACAAAAGCAGAGGAAGGTGGTGGCATAGACGCATGTAGTTCTTATCCATGTTGGATTGAATCAGAATTGTCTCTTGGAGATCAAGAGCATAGCCTGACTTCCTATACTGATAGCGATTCTGAGGCAATGGATAACAGTGTACAAGTTGATAATGATAAAAGTTTCAGCCCTTTAAAAAGGAAATCGTTGAATTGTGTCACTGACATGAAGGAGTCTTTGCCACTTTGTtggaagaattcaaagaacaatAGTATCAATAAAAAAGCAGTAAGTGCAGCTTATAATTCAAGAACTAGAGGTCAATTCAGAAAGGAATGGAGGCACCGAAGTGGTGGATATGAACCTAGTAGTTATGATATGAAtaagcacactgaaaatgataATGATGTCTCCATCCTCAAGTCCAGTGCAAGGAATCTGTCTCTGTTGGCTCGCCGACCAGTTGATTATGGCAGACATAAAGACCGACTGCAAGTTTTTGGCAGTCATAAAATAAGAGATCTTTCATGTAATAGGGAAACAAAACAATCCTACTATTATGGCGATGAAAAGGTTGTTGATGAGTTGGTTGCATGCCGCTCTAAATATTATCATGAAGATCAAGAAAGCTTAAGGGAGAATACAAACCGACATGACCGAAAAAATGGGGATGTGGAGGATTATTTTTTTGAACCAGGCCCTCGATTTGCAGATAGTGAGGACAGAGAGAGAGATTGGTATCATCTTGGTTGTGAGTACTCTTCTGATAACCTGAGTCCTTGCTCCTACAGGGAGTCAAGGAAGTTTCCTCCAAAACATTCATCTTTTCCTGATGAAGAGAGGTATACTCAAAGGAAAAGAATGGATGGAAAATCCCATTTTATAGACAGAAATTGCATTGATGATTTTGATGAATGCGAGTTTAAGTTTCTAAACAAGAGCTATAGAATGTCTACTATTGCTGAGAGAGAACTGGAATTTTTAGATAATTATCGTGAAGAGCAGTTTCCACATATTGATAGAGATTGGAGAAGATCTGTCTGTAGGGGAAGACATTATGATAGCCCCCCTTTAGTTCTGAATAACTTGTGTTCTGGGATAATGGAAGTTGAAGATAATTGTCAGAAATATACACATTGCCAGACTTCAAGTTTTAAGTATCGTAGACAATCTTATACAGATTCAGCGAAAAATTATGCATATGGGGAAAGAGTAAATGGAAACTTTGGGGGTTTGGGGAGAGATAAGCATGCTAGGGACAACAGAGGCAGTAACTGGTTGTGTGGTTATACTGACACTGCTGAAGATGAAGATTTCCCAATTTATCCTGTAAAAAAGTATCAGTTTTACAGGTCCCCATCTAAGTTCCTGAACTGGACAGAGgatgaaattatttatagacATCATGAAACTCATGCAACATCTCTGTTTGCTAAGGTTCAGAGTGATGATTTGCCATTGCAGCGGCATCAGCTAAGCATGCCAATACGAGATAGTGAGAAATATTTTAAAGGTAGCTCTAAGATTATGTGCAGAAGTAAGGGTGGGCAGGCATTGCTGAGATGCAGGAAATCAGTTGACTTGATTCATGGGGAAGGAAAG TCTCAAGTGAGAAGTTCCAGAGTCTTGTGCAATGGCAGGCTTGAAAATGCCAACCAGAGGATTGCTAAGAAGCGGAGGAGAGCTGCAGTGggttttgatgaatctaataaAAATGCCAGCAAATTTGACACCCCAAAACACAAGAGCAACCAGGAAAGTAAGAAATGGGTGCAGGACCTTCAAGATCAAGCGCAGAAAGAAAGCTCAGAAATCGAGGAAGGTCAGTTTGTAGCAGAAGAACCATACATGGAGGAGGCTTCTGAAGGTCCAGCAGTGACTGATGGTGTGAACAAGAAGAGAAtgtcacaaaatgaaaatagttcTGAGCAATGTATTGGTGGTTACGACAGTCAAAGGATTCTTGATTCATTAGCCAAGATGGAGAAACGTAGGGAGCGCTTTAAGCAACCCATGACAATGAAAAAAGAAGCAGAAGAGAGTTTGAAGCTCAACGATGATTCCATTGTAGATAAAGGTGAAATGAAGCAACATAGACCAGCTCGAAAGAGGCGTTGGGTTGGTAATTAG